The Streptomyces luteogriseus genome includes a window with the following:
- a CDS encoding putative ATP-grasp-modified RiPP: MYTHEGLDGGVSEWLARTHPVPERVWTEWATQGVALLPLGERFAAVRMASEIVHAAVRSEDEEVVAAELGDLLGGGIIFDRRVAGGTYYALVDVCADLTWAHDDVVTCLGRGTYLGVPRIDRRQPPGTYWVVPPRHEGDVCPPLSVLGLLEAGRARLAAERELRSHDGGELMTAVVVQGPWAMRLVTDRLPVRPPSYASVVLDGPSQTARYVGTDGRVVEMGKHGTSRTTGTASVSGGGDGQNPQPQTQDDHTTDYESD, from the coding sequence GTGTACACACACGAGGGATTGGACGGAGGGGTCTCGGAGTGGCTGGCACGGACCCACCCGGTGCCCGAGCGCGTATGGACGGAGTGGGCTACGCAAGGCGTCGCGCTGCTGCCGCTCGGCGAGCGGTTCGCCGCGGTGCGCATGGCGTCCGAGATCGTGCACGCCGCCGTCCGGTCCGAGGACGAGGAGGTCGTGGCGGCTGAGCTCGGTGACTTACTGGGAGGCGGGATCATCTTCGACCGCCGAGTGGCGGGTGGCACCTACTACGCATTGGTCGACGTGTGTGCCGACCTCACGTGGGCTCACGACGATGTCGTCACTTGCCTTGGTCGCGGCACGTACCTGGGAGTGCCGCGCATCGACAGACGGCAACCACCTGGGACGTACTGGGTGGTCCCGCCTCGACACGAGGGCGACGTGTGTCCCCCGCTTTCAGTCCTCGGTCTGCTCGAAGCGGGTCGCGCTCGACTGGCTGCCGAGCGGGAGCTCCGTTCGCACGACGGGGGTGAACTCATGACTGCTGTGGTTGTTCAGGGCCCCTGGGCCATGCGGCTGGTGACGGACCGGCTGCCCGTACGCCCGCCGTCCTACGCGAGCGTCGTTTTGGACGGGCCCTCACAGACAGCTCGGTACGTGGGCACCGATGGCCGGGTGGTTGAAATGGGTAAGCACGGCACGTCGAGGACGACAGGTACCGCGTCGGTCTCCGGAGGCGGCGACGGGCAGAATCCGCAGCCGCAGACTCAGGACGACCACACCACCGACTACGAGTCGGACTGA
- the tgmB gene encoding ATP-grasp ribosomal peptide maturase: MASTVLVITALEDFTADRVIHALNEREVPVVRVDPADLGPDLTFGFRLGEDDPAWVGRLSTPSREVDVREVAAVYYRRPTPYTERFEHLPRQQGQFGAAEARHGLGGVLNALRSAMYVNHPHAVTRADFKPAQLQRFAELGLRVPPTLITNEADEARRFADAHGRVVYKTFRGLPRGEDGHTGAIWTQRVQPDSFDETLAVTAHLFQAEVPKCSDVRVTVVGPQVFAQRIVAPGGALDWRRGDWDELSHSPAAVPATVEAALHGYLESFDLVFGCFDFALTGDGDEPEDWWAIECNPNGQWGWLPDAADIAEAFADILNTEERKETVGHGDAR, encoded by the coding sequence GTGGCGTCCACGGTATTGGTCATCACCGCGCTGGAGGACTTCACCGCGGACCGCGTGATCCATGCGCTCAATGAGCGCGAGGTGCCAGTCGTGCGCGTCGATCCCGCCGATCTCGGGCCCGACTTGACCTTTGGATTCCGCCTCGGCGAGGACGATCCAGCGTGGGTCGGGCGGCTGAGCACCCCAAGCCGAGAAGTGGATGTGCGGGAGGTGGCGGCGGTCTACTACCGCCGCCCCACCCCGTACACCGAGCGCTTCGAGCATCTTCCCCGACAACAAGGGCAGTTCGGCGCCGCAGAGGCGCGGCACGGGCTCGGTGGTGTCCTGAACGCCCTGCGCTCGGCGATGTACGTGAATCATCCGCACGCCGTGACCCGCGCGGACTTCAAGCCGGCCCAGTTGCAGAGATTCGCGGAGCTGGGCCTGCGTGTCCCCCCGACTCTGATCACCAATGAGGCGGATGAGGCCAGGAGGTTCGCGGACGCTCACGGGCGGGTCGTCTACAAGACGTTCCGCGGGCTTCCACGTGGCGAAGACGGCCACACCGGCGCGATCTGGACCCAACGGGTGCAGCCCGACAGCTTCGACGAGACCCTGGCGGTGACGGCGCACTTGTTCCAGGCAGAGGTCCCCAAGTGCTCGGACGTACGGGTCACCGTGGTCGGACCCCAGGTCTTCGCCCAGCGGATCGTCGCGCCGGGCGGGGCCTTGGACTGGCGTCGCGGCGACTGGGACGAACTGTCGCACTCCCCCGCCGCAGTGCCCGCCACGGTCGAGGCCGCCCTGCACGGCTACCTGGAGTCCTTCGACCTGGTCTTCGGCTGCTTCGACTTCGCGCTCACCGGGGACGGAGACGAGCCCGAAGACTGGTGGGCCATCGAGTGCAATCCGAACGGGCAGTGGGGCTGGCTGCCGGACGCGGCGGACATCGCCGAGGCATTCGCCGACATCCTGAACACGGAAGAGCGGAAGGAAACGGTAGGTCATGGCGATGCCCGCTGA
- a CDS encoding HAD family hydrolase, which produces MIRAVVFDVGECLVDETREYGTWADWLGVPRHTFHAMFGAVIAQGRDYRETFQEFRPGFDLYAEREKRAAAGQPESFGEDDLYGDVRSALRQLRTDGLWLGIAGNQTVRAGGILRELFSYDVDLIGTSDDWGASKPDPEFFKRVAAAVPFGADEILYVGDRCDNDIKPAGQAGMHTALVRRGPWASIQWDSAEARELPTFRVESLDELTFRIAEFNASAP; this is translated from the coding sequence ATGATTCGCGCAGTGGTCTTCGACGTCGGTGAGTGCCTCGTGGACGAGACCCGGGAGTACGGCACCTGGGCCGACTGGCTGGGCGTGCCGAGGCACACCTTTCACGCGATGTTCGGGGCCGTCATCGCCCAGGGTCGTGACTACCGGGAAACGTTCCAGGAGTTCCGGCCCGGGTTCGATCTGTATGCGGAGCGGGAGAAGCGGGCCGCTGCCGGGCAGCCGGAGAGCTTCGGGGAAGACGATCTGTACGGCGACGTCCGGTCCGCCCTCCGGCAGCTCCGGACCGACGGCCTGTGGCTTGGGATCGCCGGCAACCAGACCGTGCGGGCCGGGGGAATCCTGCGGGAGCTGTTCTCGTACGACGTCGACCTAATCGGTACGTCCGACGACTGGGGCGCCAGCAAGCCCGACCCCGAGTTCTTCAAGCGCGTGGCAGCGGCCGTGCCCTTCGGGGCCGACGAGATTCTGTACGTCGGTGATCGGTGCGACAACGACATCAAGCCTGCCGGGCAGGCCGGTATGCACACCGCGCTGGTGCGTCGCGGACCCTGGGCCAGCATTCAGTGGGACAGCGCGGAAGCCAGGGAGCTGCCGACCTTCCGTGTCGAGAGTTTGGACGAACTGACCTTCCGCATTGCCGAGTTCAACGCCTCAGCGCCCTGA
- a CDS encoding transcriptional regulator — MPRPTGNVRLKAARVAAGFNSQQDLADALTEHAKGMGIRGLSIGVRQVRRWESDNPPWPQPDCQRVLVHLLGLNLEALGFTPPWGAEGVAPDPIRRRLVAAGAATLGLAMGSGRAVAAAHPPTAGADFEAVTRSHRRLYWSVAPSTLHPAVLAHATLGCALLPETSDSTRSTIAAALAETYLLAGRIEFFDLSEPTTAHDTLLLALQAAGEADDALLGSAIIAHMAFIPGWAGDQEGAQERMIAARTYARRARASAEFLAWLDAVEAECETRCGDTRTALNLINHAEDVLEAGNEHSSPPWMDWFSPARLAAFKGNTQLLAGHLPQARAGLLQALEAMTPGEEKQRTVVYGDLAAVEAASGNPEEACEYAGKALDQLALTWYATGMDRVREVRRALTPHQHERCVRDLDDRLYDWSTTLRALRR, encoded by the coding sequence GTGCCAAGGCCAACAGGCAACGTTCGACTCAAAGCCGCTCGGGTGGCCGCCGGCTTCAACTCGCAGCAGGATCTGGCCGACGCGCTCACCGAGCACGCGAAGGGCATGGGCATTCGAGGCCTGTCCATCGGGGTGCGCCAGGTCCGGCGCTGGGAGTCGGACAACCCACCGTGGCCGCAACCAGACTGTCAGCGTGTACTGGTGCACCTGCTCGGCCTGAACCTGGAGGCGCTCGGCTTCACGCCGCCCTGGGGCGCGGAGGGAGTGGCACCCGATCCGATCCGACGCAGGCTGGTCGCCGCCGGGGCGGCAACACTGGGTTTGGCGATGGGATCAGGCCGTGCCGTAGCCGCCGCGCATCCGCCGACCGCCGGGGCAGATTTCGAGGCCGTCACTCGTTCCCACCGCAGGCTCTACTGGTCGGTCGCACCGAGCACACTGCACCCGGCCGTCCTGGCGCATGCGACCCTGGGCTGCGCCCTGCTTCCGGAGACGTCCGACTCCACTCGCAGCACGATCGCCGCCGCGCTGGCCGAGACTTACCTTTTGGCGGGCCGGATCGAATTCTTCGATCTCTCCGAGCCGACCACCGCGCACGACACGCTTCTCCTCGCCCTACAGGCAGCGGGCGAGGCCGACGATGCGTTGCTCGGATCGGCGATCATCGCGCACATGGCCTTCATCCCGGGCTGGGCGGGTGATCAGGAGGGAGCGCAGGAGCGAATGATCGCGGCCCGGACCTACGCCCGTCGCGCCCGTGCCTCCGCCGAGTTCCTGGCCTGGCTCGACGCCGTGGAAGCTGAGTGCGAGACCAGGTGCGGCGACACCCGAACCGCGCTGAACCTGATCAACCACGCCGAGGATGTCCTGGAGGCCGGCAACGAGCATTCGTCGCCGCCGTGGATGGACTGGTTCTCCCCGGCGCGGCTCGCGGCCTTCAAGGGAAACACGCAGCTGCTCGCGGGCCACCTCCCGCAAGCTCGGGCTGGGCTCCTCCAGGCCCTCGAAGCCATGACCCCGGGCGAGGAGAAGCAACGGACTGTCGTATACGGCGACTTGGCAGCCGTCGAAGCGGCCTCTGGCAATCCGGAAGAGGCCTGCGAGTACGCGGGCAAGGCACTCGATCAGCTGGCTCTCACCTGGTACGCCACCGGCATGGACCGGGTACGCGAAGTCCGGCGTGCGCTGACGCCGCACCAGCACGAGAGGTGTGTTCGCGATCTCGACGACCGCCTGTACGACTGGTCGACGACTCTCAGGGCGCTGAGGCGTTGA